From the genome of Populus trichocarpa isolate Nisqually-1 chromosome 15, P.trichocarpa_v4.1, whole genome shotgun sequence, one region includes:
- the LOC7456642 gene encoding chaperone protein ClpC, chloroplastic, which translates to MARLLVHSANIPAVAPCLRHCQFEESKKRRDSSARMMSSSPSQGLVMSGYSGLRSANCLDTLLRHGQSFHSKVAITISPRQQKAKRFVPRAMFERFTEKAIKVIMLAQEEARRLGHNFVGTEQILLGLIGEGTGIAAKVLKSMGINLKDARVEVEKIIGRGSGFVAVEIPFTPRAKRVLELSLEEARQLGHNYIGSEHLLLGLLREGEGVAARVLENLGADPSNIRTQVIRMVGESTENLAGSTVGPGSSNNKMPTLEEYGTNLTKLAEEGKLDPVVGRQPQIERVIQILGRRTKNNPCLIGEPGVGKTAIAEGLAQRIASGDVPETIEGKKVITLDMGLLVAGTKYRGEFEERLKKLMEEIKQSDEIMLFIDEVHTLIGAGAAEGAIDAANILKPALARGELQCIGATTLDEYRKHIEKDPALERRFQPVKVPEPSVDETIQILKGLRERYEIHHKLRYTDESLVAAAQLSYQYISDRFLPDKAIDLIDEAGSRVRLRHAQVPEEARELEKEVRQITKEKDEAVRGQDFEKAGELRDREMDLRAQIAAIVEKGKEMSKAETEAGDVGPTVTESDIQHIVSSWTGIPVEKVSTDESDRLLKMEDTLHKRVVGQDEAVKAISRAIRRARVGLKNPNRPIASFIFSGPTGVGKSELAKALAAYYFGSEEAMIRLDMSEYMERHTVAKLIGSPPGYVGYTEGGQLTEAVRRRPYTVVLFDEIEKAHPDVFNIMLQILEDGRLTDSKGRTVDFKNTLLIMTSNVGSSVIEKGGRKIGFDLDYDEKDSSYNRIKSLVTEELKQYFRPEFLNRLDEMIVFRQLTKLEVKDIADIMLKEVFERLKAKEIELQVTERFRDRVVDEGYNPAYGARPLRRAIMRLLEDSMAEKMLSAEIKEGDSVIIDVDSDGNVIVLNGQSGGAPDALPDVLNVA; encoded by the exons ATGGCTAGGCTTCTAGTTCATTCTGCTAATATTCCTGCCGTAGCTCCTTGTCTAAGGCATTGTCAATTTGAAGAATCTAAAAAACGAAGAGATTCCTCTGCCAGAATGATGTCCAGCTCACCATCTCAGGGTTTGGTAATGAGTGGATACTCGGGATTGCGAAGTGCTAACTGTTTAGATACACTGTTGAGACATGGACAATCTTTCCATTCCAAGGTTGCAATTACAATCTCTCCCAGGCAGCAAAAGGCTAAGCGATTTGTACCTAGAGCTATGTTTGAACGTTTCACAGAAAAAGCAATCAAAGTAATCATGCTTGCCCAAGAGGAAGCGAGACGGCTTGGTCATAATTTTGTTGGAACAGAACAAATCCTGTTGGGTCTTATTGGTGAAGGGACTGGAATTGCTGCAAAGGTTCTCAAATCCATGGGAATTAATCTTAAAGATGCACGTGTAGAAGTAGAGAAGATTATTGGGAGGGGCAGTGGATTTGTTGCTGTGGAAATTCCATTCACTCCTCGTGCCAAGCGTGTCCTGGAACTATCATTGGAGGAAGCTCGCCAACTTG GTCATAACTACATTGGATCTGAGCACTTACTTCTCGGGCTACTTCGTGAAGGTGAGGGTGTAGCAGCCCGTGTTCTTGAGAATTTAGGCGCTGATCCTAGTAACATCCGAACTCAG GTCATTCGCATGGTGGGCGAGAGCACGGAGAACCTGGCTGGATCCACTGTTGGACCTGGAAGCAGTAACAACAAGATGCCTACACTTGAGGAATATGGAACTAATCTGACTAAGCTAGCAGAGGAG GGTAAATTGGATCCTGTTGTCGGTAGGCAGCCACAAATAGAACGTGTCATCCAAATCTTGGGCCGAAGAACTAAGAACAACCCTTGTCTTATTGGAGAACCAGGGGTTGGAAAAACAGCAATTGCTGAAGGTCTTGCTCAGAGGATAGCAAGTGGTGATGTTCCTGAGACAATTGAGGGAAAGAAG GTTATCACCCTTGATATGGGCCTTCTTGTTGCTGGAACTAAATACCGTGGAGAGTTTGAGGAAAGATTAAAGAAGCTAATGGAGGAAATCAAGCAGAGTGATGAAATAATGCTCTTTATCGATGAGGTGCATACCCTGATAGGGGCAGGAGCTGCAGAAGGAGCTATTGATGCTGCTAATATCTTGAAACCAGCTCTTGCAAGAGGTGAATTGCAG TGTATTGGAGCTACAACCCTAGATGAATACAGAAAGCACATTGAGAAGGACCCTGCTTTAGAAAGACGTTTCCAGCCAGTCAAAGTACCTGAGCCATCTGTAGATGAAACGATACAGATTTTGAAAGGACTTCGTGAGCGATATGAGATCCACCACAAGCTCCGTTACACAGATGAGTCCTTAGTAGCTGCTGCTCAGTTGTCATACCAGTACATCAG TGACCGTTTTCTGCCTGATAAGGCAattgatttgattgatgaaGCTGGTTCTCGGGTTCGGCTTCGTCATGCACAG GTCCCCGAGGAAGCAAGAGAGCTTGAGAAAGAGGTCAGACAAATCACAAAGGAAAAGGATGAAGCTGTCCGTGGCCAAGACTTTGAAAAG GCTGGGGAATTGCGAGACAGAGAAATGGACCTTAGAGCACAGATTGCAGCTATTGTGGAGAAAGGCAAAGAGATGAGCAAAGCTGAGACAGAGGCAGGGGATGTAGGTCCCACTGTCACTGAATCAGACATTCAGCACATTGTTTCTTCTTGGACTGGAATTCCAGTAGAGAAAGTATCCACAGACGAATCTGACCGTCTCCTAAAGATGGAAGATACCCTTCACAAGCGAGTCGTTGGCCAGGATGAAGCTGTCAAGGCAATCAGCCGTGCCATCCGCCGAGCTCGTGTTGGACTCAAGAATCCCAATCGACCAATTGCTAGCTTCATATTTTCTGGTCCAACTGGTGTCGGGAAGTCAGAATTGGCAAAAGCACTAGCTGCCTATTACTTTGGCTCTGAAGAAGCCATGATCCGTCTTGATATGAGTGAGTACATGGAAAGACACACTGTTGCTAAGCTGATTGGTTCGCCTCCTGGTTATGTTGGTTACACTGAGGGTGGTCAGTTGACGGAGGCTGTTAGGCGTCGCCCTTACACTGTGGTACTCTTTGATGAGATTGAGAAGGCCCATCCTGATGTCTTTAACATTATGCTTCAAATTCTTGAAGATGGAAGGTTGACAGACAGCAAGGGCAGGACTGTAGACTTCAAAAACACCCTCCTGATAATGACTTCAAATGTTGGTAGCAGTGTTATTGAGAAGGGAGGACGCAAGATTGGATTTGATCTTGATTATGATGAGAAGGATAGCAGTTACAATCGGATTAAGAGCCTGGTGACAGAGGAGTTAAAGCAGTATTTTAGGCCGGAATTCTTAAATAGATTGGATGAGATGATTGTTTTCCGTCAACTTACCAAGCTGGAGGTCAAGGATATTGCtgatataatgttgaaggaggTCTTTGAGAGGTTGAAGGCCAAGGAAATAGAGCTTCAAGTGACAGAGAGATTTAGAGATAGGGTGGTAGATGAAGGGTATAACCCAGCCTATGGTGCAAGGCCTTTGAGAAGAGCTATAATGAGGCTTCTCGAGGACAGCATGGCTGAGAAAATGCTTTCAGCAGAGATCAAAGAAGGTGATTCTGTTATTATAGATGTTGATTCTGATGGGAATGTTATTGTTCTCAATGGTCAAAGTGGTGGTGCTCCCGACGCCTTGCCGGATGTGTTGAATGTTGCGTAG
- the LOC7457576 gene encoding transcription factor ICE1, translating to MLSRLNSTSVWLEDHKEEQDSTTNHLHHHHNNINNTTAAGCGGVMLEGREEMGSLSTFKSMLEVEDEWYVSNNNNTIHQTHQDSIKDLTFSPGLGDPDNLLLHQVDSSSSCSPSSSVFNNLDPSQVHYFMHPKPSLSSLLNVVSNNPLEHGFDLSEIGYLENQGTNSAATANVSALLNRGGGVLGNLGNFSDLSSNSQISIPNLCSDPQFSSSRMLQLPENGPGLTSFRGFDENSGNQLFLNRSKLLRPLETYPSMGAQPTLFQKRAALRKNLGDNGGNLGLLSGIDRDKGKSEMTQISEENDKKRKFSSGDDFLEDVSIDGSGLNYDSDEFTENTKVEEIGKNGGISSKANSGVTGGVDQKGKKKGLPAKNLMAERRRRKKLNDRLYMLRSVVPKISKMDRASILGDAIEYLKELLQRINDLHNELESTPPSSSLTPTTSFHPLTPTPSALPSRIMDKLCPSSLPSPNSQPARVEVRVREGRAVNIHMFCGRKPGLLLSTMRALDNLGLDIQQAVISCFNGFAMDIFRAEQCKEGQDMHPDQIKAVLLDSAGFHGMM from the exons ATGCTTTCTAGACTAAATAGCACCAGTGTTTGGCTTGAAGATCATAAAGAAGAGCAAGATTCAACAACaaaccacctccaccaccaccacaacaacaTTAACAACACTACTGCAGCTGGTTGTGGTGGGGTCATGTTGGAGGGCAGGGAAGAAATGGGTTCTCTTTCTACTTTCAAATCCATGCTTGAAGTGGAAGATGAGTGGTATGTGagtaacaacaacaatactATTCATCAAACCCATCAAGACAGTATCAAAGACCTCACCTTTTCACCAGGTCTTGGTGACCCAGATAATCTTTTGCTTCACCAAGTGGATTCTTCCTCATCTTGTTCACCTTCCTCTTCAGTTTTCAACAACTTGGATCCTTCTCAGGTACATTACTTTATGCATCCAAAACCGTCTTTGTCTTCACTCCTTAATGTGGTTTCTAACAACCCTTTAGAGCATGGGTTTGATTTGAGTGAAATTGGTTACcttgagaatcaaggaacaaatTCAGCTGCAACCGCAAATGTTTCAGCTTTGTTAAACAGGGGAGGTGGGGTTTTGGGAAACTTGGGGAATTTCTCGGATTTGAGTTCAAATAGTCAGATTAGCATTCCTAATTTATGTTCTGATCCACAATTTTCAAGTTCTCGGATGCTTCAGTTACCTGAAAATGGTCCTGGGTTAACTAGTTTTAGAGGGTTTGATGAGAATTCAGggaatcaattgtttttaaacaGGTCTAAATTGTTAAGGCCTCTTGAAACTTACCCTTCAATGGGTGCGCAACCTACTTTGTTTCAAAAGAGAGCAGCTTTGAGGAAGAATTTGGGTGATAATGGAGGGAATTTGGGACTTTTGAGTGGGATTGATAGAGATAAAGGGAAGAGTGAAATGACTCAAATTAGTGAAGAGAATGACAAGAAGAGAAAATTTAGTAGCGGAGATGATTTTCTTGAGGATGTGAGCATTGATGGGTCGGGTTTGAATTATGATTCTGATGAATTTACTGAGAATACCAAGGTGGAGGAGATTGGTAAGAATGGCGGGATTAGTTCAAAAGCGAATAGTGGTGTTACTGGTGGTGTGGATcaaaaggggaagaagaaggggcTTCCAGCTAAGAATTTGATGGCAGAGAGGAGGCGCCGGAAGAAGCTCAATGATAGGCTGTACATGCTGAGGTCTGTTGTTCCAAAGATCAGCAAA ATGGATAGGGCATCAATCCTTGGCGATGCAATTGAATACTTGAAGGAACTTCTGCAAAGGATTAATGATCTCCATAATGAATTGGAGTCGACTCCCCCCAGCTCGTCATTGACACCGACCACAAGTTTTCACCCTTTGACACCGACTCCATCAGCACTCCCCAGCCGTATCATGGATAAACTTTGCCCTAGCTCATTGCCAAGCCCAAATAGCCAGCCTGCAAGG GTTGAGGTTAGAGTGAGAGAAGGAAGGGCTGTAAACATCCACATGTTTTGTGGCCGCAAACCAGGTCTTTTGCTCTCCACCATGAGAGCTTTGGATAACCTTGGGCTAGACATTCAGCAAGCTGTCATTAGCTGTTTCAATGGTTTTGCCATGGATATTTTCCGAGCTGAG CAATGCAAAGAAGGGCAGGACATGCATCCAGATCAAATTAAAGCAGTTCTCCTGGATTCAGCTGGCTTCCATGGCATGATGTAG
- the LOC7456643 gene encoding auxin response factor 2 isoform X1 — MASSEISAKANSGNIRGGGESFTSGYSEAMEGQKNHSTHPSSARVVDAETALYNELWHACAGPLVTVPREGDRVFYFPQGHIEQVEASTNQVADQQMPLYNLLPKILCRVVNVQLKAEPDTDEVFAQVTLLPEHNQDESVLEKEPPPPPPPRFHVHSFCKTLTASDTSTHGGFSVLRRHADECLPPLDMSRQPPTQELVAKDLHGNEWRFRHIFRGQPRRHLLQSGWSVFVSSKRLVAGDAFIFLRGENGELRVGVRRAMRQQGNVPSSVISSHSMHLGVLATAWHAVSTGTLFTVYYKPRTSPAEFIVPFDQYMESVKNNYSIGMRFKMRFEGEEAPEQRFTGTIVGIEDADPGRWKNSKWRCLKVRWDETSTMPRPERVSPWKIEPALAPPALNPLPLPRPKRPRANMVPSSPDSSVLTRDGSFKVTADPPSASGFSRVLQGQEFSTLRGTFTESNESNAAEKSVMWPSSADDEKIDVLSTSRRFGSERWMSSARHEPTCTDLLSGFGTNSDSFHGFGAPFVDQTAVAANPTKKHLSDQGQFNLLASPWSIMSSGLLLKLSESNTKVPVQGSDVTYQARANVFSEYPVLQGHRVEQSHKNWMMHPPPSHFDNHANSRELMPKPVLMQEHDSGKSLEGNCKLFGIPLKISKPVAPEAAGTTITMNEPLSHIQPVSHQLTFESDQKSEQSKGSKMTDENENEKPFQAGHLRTKDNHGKAQNGSTRSCTKVHKQGIALGRSVDLAKFNNYDELIAELDRLFEFNGELMAPQKNWLIVYTDDEDDMMLVGDDPWQEFVGMVRKIVIYTKEEAQKIKPGALNSKGVENPMDMEGEDDAKEAKHLPLPSACSPMNC, encoded by the exons ATGGCTTCTTCAGAGATTTCAGCGAAAGCTAACAGTGGAAACattagaggaggaggagagagcTTCACTTCTGGTTACAGTGAAGCCATGGAAGGGCAGAAAAATCATTCTACTCATCCAAGTTCAGCTAGAG TTGTAGATGCTGAAACGGCGCTGTATAATGAGCTATGGCATGCTTGTGCTGGTCCTTTAGTGACTGTACCTCGTGAAGGAGATCGTGTGTTTTATTTCCCTCAAGGACATATAGAGCAG GTGGAGGCATCAACGAATCAGGTAGCAGACCAGCAGATGCCGCTGTATAATCTTCTACCGAAGATCTTATGTCGTGTGGTTAATGTTCAGTTGAAG gctGAACCAGATACTGATGAGGTGTTTGCGCAAGTGACTCTGCTTCCTGAGCACAAC caAGATGAGAGTGTGTTGGAGAAGGAgcctcctccacctccaccaccgcGATTTCATGTACATTCATTTTGTAAAACCCTGACTGCTTCGGATACCAGTACTCATGGTGGATTTTCGGTTCTTAGAAGACATGCAGATGAATGTCTTCCACCTTTG GATATGTCAAGGCAGCCTCCAACACAGGAATTGGTTGCCAAGGATTTGCATGGAAATGAATGGCGTTTCCGACACATTTTTCGGG GCCAACCACGGAGGCACTTGCTTCAGAGTGGATGGAGCGTGTTTGTTAGCTCCAAAAGGCTTGTTGCGGGTGATGCGTTTATATTTCTAag AGGTGAGAATGGAGAACTTCGAGTTGGTGTTAGACGTGCAATGAGACAGCAGGGTAATGTTCCATCATCTGTCATATCCAGCCACAGCATGCATCTTGGGGTGCTTGCTACAGCATGGCATGCTGTTTCAACGGGGACCCTGTTCACTGTTTATTACAAGCCAAG GACAAGTCCTGCAGAGTTCATTGTCCCCTTTGATCAATACATGGAGTCTGTCAAGAATAATTATTCCATAGGGATGAGGtttaaaatgagatttgaaGGAGAAGAAGCTCCTGAGCAAAG ATTTACTGGCACTATTGTTGGAATTGAAGATGCCGATCCCGGGAGGTGGAAGAATTCTAAATGGAGGTGCCTTAAG GTGAGATGGGATGAAACTTCTACCATGCCTCGGCCAGAGAGAGTTTCACCATGGAAAATTGAGCCTGCTCTAGCACCTCCTGCACTAAATCCTCTTCCATTGCCCAGGCCTAAAAGGCCTCGAGCAAACATGGTGCCCTCATCCCCTGACTCCTCAGTTCTTACTAGAGATG GTTCATTCAAAGTAACTGCAGACCCTCCATCAGCAAGTGGATTTTCAAGGGTCTTGCAAGGTCAAGAATTCTCGACCTTGAGAGGCACTTTTACAGAGAGCAATGAGTCCAATGCTGCTGAAAAGTCTGTTATGTGGCCATCCTCAGCAGATGATGAGAAGATCGATGTGTTATCTACTTCAAGAAGATTTGGATCAGAGAGGTGGATGTCCTCTGCGAGGCATGAACCAACCTGCACAGATTTGCTATCTGGCTTTGGGACAAATTCTGATTCATTCCATGGGTTTGGTGCCCCGTTTGTTGACCAAACTGCCGTGGCTGCTAATCCAACGAAGAAACACTTGTCAGATCAAGGGCAGTTTAACTTGCTTGCCAGCCCGTGGTCCATAATGTCCTCGGGTCTCTTGCTAAAGTTGTCAGAGTCAAATACAAAGGTTCCAGTACAAGGCAGCGATGTAACATATCAAGCACGGGCAAATGTGTTTAGTGAGTATCCTGTGCTTCAAGGTCATAGAGTTGAGCAGTCGCATAAAAACTGGATGATGCATCCCCCGCCATCTCATTTTGATAATCATGCTAATTCGAGAGAGTTAATGCCCAAACCTGTTTTGATGCAAGAACATGATTCTGGAAAATCCCTGGAAGGAAACTGCAAGCTCTTTGGGATTCCTTTGAAAATTAGTAAACCTGTTGCACCAGAGGCAGCAGGGACCACAATCACGATGAACGAACCACTGAGTCATATCCAACCTGTGAGTCACCAACTTACATTTGAATCTGATCAGAAGTCAGAACAATCCAAAGGTTCGAAGATGactgatgaaaatgaaaacgaGAAACCATTCCAAGCTGGTCATTTGCGAACAAAGGACAACCATGGAAAAGCACAAAATGGCTCAACCAGGAGTTGTACGAAG GTTCACAAGCAGGGGATTGCACTTGGTAGGTCTGTTGATCTTGCCAAGTTCAATAACTATGATGAGTTGATTGCTGAATTGGACAGGCTGTTTGAATTTAATGGTGAATTAATGGCTCCCCAAAAGAATTGGCTGATTGTGTACACAGACGATGAGGATGATATGATGCTTGTTGGAGATGATCCCTGGCA GGAATTTGTTGGCATGGTTAGGAAGATAGTTATTTACACCAAAGAGGAGGCACAGAAGATTAAACCAGGCGCCTTGAATTCAAAGGGCGTTGAGAATCCAATGGATATGGAGGGTGAGGATGATGCCAAGGAAGCCAAACATCTGCCACTTCCTTCAGCATGTAGCCCTATGAATTGTTAG
- the LOC7456643 gene encoding auxin response factor 2 isoform X2 yields the protein MASSEISAKANSGNIRGGGESFTSGYSEAMEGQKNHSTHPSSARDAETALYNELWHACAGPLVTVPREGDRVFYFPQGHIEQVEASTNQVADQQMPLYNLLPKILCRVVNVQLKAEPDTDEVFAQVTLLPEHNQDESVLEKEPPPPPPPRFHVHSFCKTLTASDTSTHGGFSVLRRHADECLPPLDMSRQPPTQELVAKDLHGNEWRFRHIFRGQPRRHLLQSGWSVFVSSKRLVAGDAFIFLRGENGELRVGVRRAMRQQGNVPSSVISSHSMHLGVLATAWHAVSTGTLFTVYYKPRTSPAEFIVPFDQYMESVKNNYSIGMRFKMRFEGEEAPEQRFTGTIVGIEDADPGRWKNSKWRCLKVRWDETSTMPRPERVSPWKIEPALAPPALNPLPLPRPKRPRANMVPSSPDSSVLTRDGSFKVTADPPSASGFSRVLQGQEFSTLRGTFTESNESNAAEKSVMWPSSADDEKIDVLSTSRRFGSERWMSSARHEPTCTDLLSGFGTNSDSFHGFGAPFVDQTAVAANPTKKHLSDQGQFNLLASPWSIMSSGLLLKLSESNTKVPVQGSDVTYQARANVFSEYPVLQGHRVEQSHKNWMMHPPPSHFDNHANSRELMPKPVLMQEHDSGKSLEGNCKLFGIPLKISKPVAPEAAGTTITMNEPLSHIQPVSHQLTFESDQKSEQSKGSKMTDENENEKPFQAGHLRTKDNHGKAQNGSTRSCTKVHKQGIALGRSVDLAKFNNYDELIAELDRLFEFNGELMAPQKNWLIVYTDDEDDMMLVGDDPWQEFVGMVRKIVIYTKEEAQKIKPGALNSKGVENPMDMEGEDDAKEAKHLPLPSACSPMNC from the exons ATGGCTTCTTCAGAGATTTCAGCGAAAGCTAACAGTGGAAACattagaggaggaggagagagcTTCACTTCTGGTTACAGTGAAGCCATGGAAGGGCAGAAAAATCATTCTACTCATCCAAGTTCAGCTAGAG ATGCTGAAACGGCGCTGTATAATGAGCTATGGCATGCTTGTGCTGGTCCTTTAGTGACTGTACCTCGTGAAGGAGATCGTGTGTTTTATTTCCCTCAAGGACATATAGAGCAG GTGGAGGCATCAACGAATCAGGTAGCAGACCAGCAGATGCCGCTGTATAATCTTCTACCGAAGATCTTATGTCGTGTGGTTAATGTTCAGTTGAAG gctGAACCAGATACTGATGAGGTGTTTGCGCAAGTGACTCTGCTTCCTGAGCACAAC caAGATGAGAGTGTGTTGGAGAAGGAgcctcctccacctccaccaccgcGATTTCATGTACATTCATTTTGTAAAACCCTGACTGCTTCGGATACCAGTACTCATGGTGGATTTTCGGTTCTTAGAAGACATGCAGATGAATGTCTTCCACCTTTG GATATGTCAAGGCAGCCTCCAACACAGGAATTGGTTGCCAAGGATTTGCATGGAAATGAATGGCGTTTCCGACACATTTTTCGGG GCCAACCACGGAGGCACTTGCTTCAGAGTGGATGGAGCGTGTTTGTTAGCTCCAAAAGGCTTGTTGCGGGTGATGCGTTTATATTTCTAag AGGTGAGAATGGAGAACTTCGAGTTGGTGTTAGACGTGCAATGAGACAGCAGGGTAATGTTCCATCATCTGTCATATCCAGCCACAGCATGCATCTTGGGGTGCTTGCTACAGCATGGCATGCTGTTTCAACGGGGACCCTGTTCACTGTTTATTACAAGCCAAG GACAAGTCCTGCAGAGTTCATTGTCCCCTTTGATCAATACATGGAGTCTGTCAAGAATAATTATTCCATAGGGATGAGGtttaaaatgagatttgaaGGAGAAGAAGCTCCTGAGCAAAG ATTTACTGGCACTATTGTTGGAATTGAAGATGCCGATCCCGGGAGGTGGAAGAATTCTAAATGGAGGTGCCTTAAG GTGAGATGGGATGAAACTTCTACCATGCCTCGGCCAGAGAGAGTTTCACCATGGAAAATTGAGCCTGCTCTAGCACCTCCTGCACTAAATCCTCTTCCATTGCCCAGGCCTAAAAGGCCTCGAGCAAACATGGTGCCCTCATCCCCTGACTCCTCAGTTCTTACTAGAGATG GTTCATTCAAAGTAACTGCAGACCCTCCATCAGCAAGTGGATTTTCAAGGGTCTTGCAAGGTCAAGAATTCTCGACCTTGAGAGGCACTTTTACAGAGAGCAATGAGTCCAATGCTGCTGAAAAGTCTGTTATGTGGCCATCCTCAGCAGATGATGAGAAGATCGATGTGTTATCTACTTCAAGAAGATTTGGATCAGAGAGGTGGATGTCCTCTGCGAGGCATGAACCAACCTGCACAGATTTGCTATCTGGCTTTGGGACAAATTCTGATTCATTCCATGGGTTTGGTGCCCCGTTTGTTGACCAAACTGCCGTGGCTGCTAATCCAACGAAGAAACACTTGTCAGATCAAGGGCAGTTTAACTTGCTTGCCAGCCCGTGGTCCATAATGTCCTCGGGTCTCTTGCTAAAGTTGTCAGAGTCAAATACAAAGGTTCCAGTACAAGGCAGCGATGTAACATATCAAGCACGGGCAAATGTGTTTAGTGAGTATCCTGTGCTTCAAGGTCATAGAGTTGAGCAGTCGCATAAAAACTGGATGATGCATCCCCCGCCATCTCATTTTGATAATCATGCTAATTCGAGAGAGTTAATGCCCAAACCTGTTTTGATGCAAGAACATGATTCTGGAAAATCCCTGGAAGGAAACTGCAAGCTCTTTGGGATTCCTTTGAAAATTAGTAAACCTGTTGCACCAGAGGCAGCAGGGACCACAATCACGATGAACGAACCACTGAGTCATATCCAACCTGTGAGTCACCAACTTACATTTGAATCTGATCAGAAGTCAGAACAATCCAAAGGTTCGAAGATGactgatgaaaatgaaaacgaGAAACCATTCCAAGCTGGTCATTTGCGAACAAAGGACAACCATGGAAAAGCACAAAATGGCTCAACCAGGAGTTGTACGAAG GTTCACAAGCAGGGGATTGCACTTGGTAGGTCTGTTGATCTTGCCAAGTTCAATAACTATGATGAGTTGATTGCTGAATTGGACAGGCTGTTTGAATTTAATGGTGAATTAATGGCTCCCCAAAAGAATTGGCTGATTGTGTACACAGACGATGAGGATGATATGATGCTTGTTGGAGATGATCCCTGGCA GGAATTTGTTGGCATGGTTAGGAAGATAGTTATTTACACCAAAGAGGAGGCACAGAAGATTAAACCAGGCGCCTTGAATTCAAAGGGCGTTGAGAATCCAATGGATATGGAGGGTGAGGATGATGCCAAGGAAGCCAAACATCTGCCACTTCCTTCAGCATGTAGCCCTATGAATTGTTAG